The Natronoarchaeum mannanilyticum genome includes the window TCACGAGGCGCTCGGTCGAGCCGTTCGTCTTGACTTCCTCGTCGCGGTAGCAGCCGCCGCCGAAGTCCGCGGCGCTGACCGGACAGGCCGTCACGGCGGTCCCGCTGGCCTCGTAGGAGTTGTCCAGCAGCTCGATGTGGGGGTTGCCGACGTCGGTGTCGTAGGTCAGCTCGCCGATCCGGTCGGCCAGGTCCGGCGGCTCGACGTCGTTGCGCGTCTCGACGGGCTCGCCCAGCTCCTCTGCGATGACGGTCGGCAGCGTGACGTACGGCGTCTTCGTGTCCGGAATCATCGACACGAGGTACGGCGAGCTGTAGAGGCGCTCCAGGTTCCCGCCGAGCGCACGGACGGCCGCCCGACCGACCGAGGACTCCAGCACCCGATCCGTGAGATCCGCGACGGCGTCCTGCTCGCCCAGCGCGCTGACCGCGCGGTACCGCGGCGGCCGGAGCTTCTTCATCACGCCTTCATCTTGGAGGCGCTTCTCGTAGCGCTCGCCGGCGCTGTGGGGATCGCCCCGGGACCGGGCCTCGACGAACGCCTCGGCGGCGAGCGCGCCCGCTGTGACGGCGTGGTTCATCCCCTTGATGATCGGGCCCTGTGCCTGCATCTGGCCGCCGGCGTCGCCCACCAGCACGAGCCGGTCGCGGTGGGGCGAGGTGCTGGCGACCTTCTTCGAGTCCGGGACGAGCTTCGCGGAGTACTCGCGCTCGTGATACTCGTCGCCGAGCCACTGGCCGAGCAGCGGGTGAGTCAGTAAGGAGTCGAGCAGCTCGTGGGGTTCGGCCTCCTCGGCGGCGAGGCTATCGAGGTGGAACACCGTCCCGATCGACAGCGACTCTTCGTTCGTGTACAGGAACCCGCCGCCGCGCACGTCCTCGAACAGATCGCCCGAGAACAGGTGGGCCGCGCCCTCGTCGGGGCCGATGTCGAACCGCTCGTCGATCGCGTCCGGTTCCATGTCGACGACCGCTTTGACGCCCTGGAACCACTCGTCGGGCTCCTCCCAGTCCATCAGCCCGGCGTCCCGGGCCAGCTCGGAGTTGACGCCGTCGGCGGCGACGATCAGGTCGGCGGTGATCGGGTCGAGCTCGTCGCAGGTGACGCCGACGATCCGGCCGTTCTCGCGGAGCAGGCCGTTGACGCGCACGCCAGTCAGGACGCCGCCGCCCGTCTCGCGGGTCATCTCGTGGACGCGGTCTTCGAGCCACGAGTCCATCGGCCGCCGGAGCACGGCGTCGCACCACTCGGTGTCGTGCTCGTGGAGGTCGGTGATGTCGAACGTCTTGACCGTGTCGCCGGCGACGTTGTGGATGTAGTAGTCCGTGACCGGGCGCTCGGTCGCGTGCTCGCGGAAGCCGGGGAACAGCTCGTCGATCGTGTACGGCGCCGACTCCTCGGCGTAGATCAGCCCGCCCGAGACGTTCTTCGAGCCGGCCTCCGTGCCGCGTTCCAGCACGAGCGTCTCGACGCCGTTGCGCGCCAGCGTCGCCGCCGCCGCGGCGCCGCCCGGTCCGGCGCCGACGACGACGGCCTCGTAGTGTTCGTGGTCGGTCGCGGTGCCGTACTGCTCGTGGTCGGTCGCGGCGTCGAGTGGTGCCTGATCAGTCATCGTCCTCACCTCCCGCGGGCGAAGCGGCTTCGTCCGCTTCCATCGATTCGCCGCCCTCCGCGTCGGCCGGCTCGGCGTCGCCAGCCAGCGCCGCGGCGTCCAGTTCGCCCGATTCGACGGCGTCGATCAGCGTCGGGAGCACCTCGAACAGGTCGCCCTCGACGAAGTAGTCCGAGAAGTCCCGGATGTCGGCGTCCGGATCGGTGTTGATCGAGACGATCGTGTCGGACTCGTCCATCCCGACCTTGTGCTGGATGGCGCCGGAGATCCCCGCCGCGATGTAGAGGTCCGGCTCGACGACCTGCCCCGTCTCGCCGATCTGGCGCTCCTCCTTGGCGTACTGCTCGACGTGGCCCTCGAACTGGTAGGAGGAGGTGACGATCCCTCGCGTGATGCCCATGTCGGCGTCCTCGAACGCGTCGGTCAGCTCCAGCCCGAGCTCCATCCCGCGAGTGGGATCGTCGCCGATGCCTCGTCCGAGCGCCACGACGACCTCGTTGCCGGTGAGATCGACGCCGCCCTCCAGCTGGTCGTAGTCGGTGACCTCGGCGCGCAGCCAGTCCTCGTCGAGGTCGCTCTCGTGAGTGACGACCTCGCCCTCGCGCTGGGGGTCCGGGTCGGGCAGCTCGAAGCTTCCCGGGATCACGGAGGCTCCTTGCGGGTGGAACTCCCGGCCGGGGTTGTCCAGACAGAGGATCGTCGAGTACTCGAACCCCGAGAAGTCCGGACGCTTCATGTGGAGCACGCGCTGGAACTCCTTCTTGTCGCCGCCCCGCCCCACTTTTGCGGGGTTCGAGATGATCGTATCGTCGATGTACAGCCCCGAGCAGTCGCTCGCGAGCCCTGAGTCGAGTTCGGCCTGGACGAGCGCCGAGAGGTCACGCCCGTTGTTCGTCGCCGGGAACAGGACGTACCGGGGCTCGTCGTACCCCTTCCAGTCGTACTCCGCGCGGGCCATCTCGGCGAACAGCTCGGTGTAGGGCTTGTGCCGGAACCGATCCAAGCGCTCGTCGTCGTAGTGGACCGCCACGTCGGCGCCGTACTCGATCGCGAGTTCGGCCTGTTCTTCCACGTCGTCGCCGATCACGACGGCGACGACTTTCTCCTCGTCGTCCTCCGCGTCCACGTACTCCTCGTTGTACCCGTCCATCAGCTCGCGGGCCTTCCCGAGCATCTCCTTCGAGACGTCGATGAGCCGGCCCTGCTGGGTCTCGCAGTACACCCACATATCCTCGTAGACGCCGTCTTCGAGCGCCCGGACGTGCTTCTTGTCGGCGGTCGGGTGGTCGAGCTCGGGATGTTTCTCCTCGGGCGGGAGCGCTTCCTCTTCGTCCTCGTCTTCGCCGCTGCCCTGCACCGAGTCGATGCGGTTCTCGATCAGGCTCTTGGCGCTCGACCGATCCTCGCCGGCCTCCTCGGCCTCGAGGACGGCTTCGAGCTCCGCGGCGTCCTCGATATCGCGGATCGCGTTGCCGAGTTCGGCGACCGAGAGTTCCGTCGGGTCGAGTTCCCCGGCCTCGGCGTCGTCGCCCTCGTCTTCGAGCTTCTCGATGCGGTCCTCGATCAGCGTGACGACGTTCGAGCGGTCCTCGCCCTCGCGCTCCGCGTCGAGGATCGCTTCGAGCTCCTCAACGTCCTCGATCTCCGTCAGCTTCGGGCCGAGTTGGGCGATGTCGTGATCGCTCGGATCGATTTCGGGCATTATCAGTCACCTCCGGCGTAGGGCTGCATCGTTTCGAGCACCTCCCCGAGCTGGTCGGGCTCGGCGGGATCGATCATCGTCGCCTCGCGCTCGGCCGGCGCCTTCGGGATCGGGTCGACCGACTCGACGATCGTCGGCGAGCCGTCCAGCCCGATGTAGTCCGGATCGAGATTCAGATCCTCGTGGTTCCACGTCGTGAGGTGCTCCTCGTAGTCCTCGGCGCGCTCGGCGGTCTCTTCCTGCAGGTCCTTCAGCGTCAGCCGGTGGTCGGCCCGGCGGTAGCTGGGCTCGAACTCCGGATCCGCGACGATCACGGCCGGCAGCGGCGCCTCGACGGTCTCGATCTCCTCGACGTCGCCCTCGACCAGACGCTTGGCGCGAACGCGCTCTTCGTCCTCGTCGACCTCCATCGCGATGACGTGGGTGATCATCGGGCGGTCGAGCCCCCAGGCGGTCTGGAGGCCGGTGTGGCCCGTCTCCCCGTCGGCGGTCTTGAACCCCGCGAACACGAGGTCGGGCGCGCCGCGGTCGGTCTCGGCGAGTTTCTCGATGCCCGTCGCGAGCGTGATCGCGGTCGCCCAGGTGTCGGCGGCGGCCATCTCGCGATCGGACAGCAAGAACAGCTCGTCGGCGTACACCGTCTCCATCGCCTCCCGGAGCACGTCCTCGTAGCCCGGCGGCCCCATGCTCATCACCCCCACCGTGCCGCCGTTGCGAACTTTCGTCTGGAGCGCCGCCTCCAGCGCGAACTCGTCGTTGGGGTTCATCACGGTCGGCGTCTCGCCGCGCTCGAGATGCCCCTCGTCGTCGAACGATACCTGTCCTTCCCGGAAGTCCGGGACGCCCTTGGTCAGAACCAGTGAGTACATACGTGTGTCCTCTCTCCGTTGTCGTAACGTCGGTGCCCGCGTGCGATCGTCCTGTCAATTCCCCGGCGATCCCCGTCGCCCCGCCACAACTCGTCGGTCGCTCTCGCTGCAATCTCCGTCCGCTCTACGTTCGCCCGGCGCGCCCGGCGTCGACGTCGATCGCGTCGACCGGGCAGACGTCGACACAGAGCATGCAGTCGATGCACTGGGCCTCGTTGGCGGGATCCGCCTTGATCTCGCTCTCGGGGTGACCCGGCGAGTCGACCCACTCGAACACGTCGACCGGGCAGTCCTCCAGGCACGCCCCGTCGGCGAGGCAGATGTCGAAGTCCACGGCGACGTGTGTCCCGTGGATCCCCAGCTGTTCGGGCTCGTCGACGGGACCCCACACGTCGTGGCCCTCGTGCTCGTCGACGATCTCTCGGTTCTCCTCGAAGTTCGAGTCAATGGCCATTGCTACCTAGTACCAATTCGGGAGCCTACTTAAATCTTGGAATAGCCGGGGCGTAACCGTCACACGAACGGGTAGCATCCCGAAACTGGAGGCGACCGGCGTCAGCGACGCCGGGAAGTTGTTGTGGGATCGCCTCGAAGCGCGAACGATGGCCGACACCTGCGAGGAGGACGGCTGTGCGGAGCCCGCCGCGGTGCGCCTCCACGTTCCCTGGAGCGAGAATCTGGAAGTGTGCACGTCACACGCGCGATCGCGCGCTCAGAAGGACGGCGTCGTCGCGGAACCACTCGAGGACGCCGACGCCGAGTGGCCGTGACGTCGGCCGCTGGTCCGCGTTTCGGCCCCAGCCAGCCCATCGGTAGGCGCGTCAGAAAAGCGTCGGCCTTCGACGACCGAGTTAGAACGCCGCGTAGACGCCGAGAGCGAACGTAGATTCCTCCCGAGGGGAGCTCACCTCGTCTTCCCCTGTAATCCCATTCCGCCGTCTACCTCGACCGTTCCGTCTCCCTCGACGACCACCTCGCGGCCGCAGTAGGTTATCCGAACGATCGGGGCGTCTGCCGCTTCCGTCGACTCGATAACTTCCTGTAGCGATTCAGGATCGACCTCCGAGTAGAGCGGCGGCAGATCGATCGGGTCGCACCCCTCTTGTCGTGCGACCTCGTCGATGATCTCGTAAAGGATCTCCATGGACGGGAGTAAGCCATTAAGATAGAAAAGTTATATTTTCACCCGGTCCGCCACACGTTCATCAGATTGGCATTGACGATCCCCTCGATTACCGACCGAGGCACGACGTCCCGCGATATCCGCCACTCCGCCGGACCAGTTCGGTCGGGGCACCGCACACGTTTTGTGATCTGCTCGGGTAACTACGGGCATGGAGATCCGTCCGGGGACCGCCGAGGACGCCGAGGCCGTCGCCGACGCCCACCACGCGGCGATCGAGAACCTCGGCGCGGCCGTCTACGACGACGAGCAGGTGGCGGCCTGGAGCGCGGGTCGAAGCCCCGACGACTACGAGTTCGGCGGCGACGACCGGGACGTCTTCGTCGCCGAGATCGACGGGGCGGTTCGCGGGTTCGGCTGGCTCTCCCACGACCCCGGTGAACACCTGACGGCCGACGTCGACGGCGAGGTGACGGGGATGTACGTCCATCCCGACGTGGCGCGGGAAGGCGTCGGGACGGCGCTGCTGGATCGCCTCGAAACCAGGGCCCGCGAGCGCGGACTCGGCGCCCTCGGGATGTGGGCGTCGATGAACGCCGTTCCCTTCTACGAATCGCAGGGCTACGAACGCGTGGCGGAGCGCGTCCACGAGTTCGGCGGCGGCGTCACCGGGCGGGTGCTGGAGCTGCGAAAAGATCTTTGAGAAACCACCGGCCAACCGACGCGAGTGAGACTCTCACCCGTGACAACGTCGCGTGCTAGCGGCAGGCTACTGGGAGAGAGTGGCCGGTTAACCGTCCCGGAGCCGTTCGACGAAGTGATGTTAGACACCGATTCGACCACCGAAATGCCGCCGTCGCGACTCGGGCGGCTTCTCTTTGCGAGCGGTCTCGCGGTGCTCGCGCTTCGCAACCTCACGAACCTCGACGGACGCATCGCCTACGCGGACGCGAAAGGCGTCCCGCTCGCCGACAAGCTGGTTCCCGCGTCGAGCGGCCTCCTGCTGGGCGGCAGCGTCGGCATCGGGCTCTGGAAACTCCCCCGGATCGCCGCGGGCAGCATCGCCGCGTTCTTCGTCGGCGTCACGCCGCTCATGCACGACTTCTGGGCCGTCGACGAAGAGTCCCGCGGCGAGGAGCTCACGTCGTTCCTCCAGAACCTGACGCTGCTCGGCGCTGCGATCGCGTTCTTCCGGCGAGCGGGTCGAAACTGACGGGCTGGTCGACAACCACCTCGTCAGGCGAATCTCCTTCAACTCTGGTTCATTCGACTACCTGTGAATGGAATCACCGCTTAGTGAGGATGCGTATTGAACGGAATACATTTGTTACAGGGAATCGATAGAGCTTCTATGCGTCTGCCTTCCTCCACTCTTGGAAGAGTAGTGCTGCTGCTTGTCATTCTGCTAATCATATTGCCAGTTGCGGGTTTTACTACCTACATCACGCTTCCAGTAGCAGTTGTCCTGTTACTAGGGTACATGATAAGACAGCGCTCTCAGTAGTCAGCTAACTGAATCAGTAGCTCGCCTGTACTTACCGCCTCACCTCAGGATCTAGTAGCTGTTGAAAGTGACATAGGGTCAACAAGGACCCTTCTCGTCCGAATCCTCCCGACCCGGCGTCACTCCGGATCCCGCGGTTGCCGATCGCGCTGCATCGTCACCTCGCCGCTGGCGCGCATCGTCCCGTCGACGGTGGCGCCGTCCTCGAGTTCGAGGTTCTGGCAGGAGACGTCGCCGAGCACGCGCGCGCCGTCGGCGATCGCGACCGTCCCGCCGCGGGTGGTCACGTCGCCGTGGATGCGCGTGCCCTGACCGATCACGATGTCCTCGCGCGCCCGGAGGCTGCCGAAGATGTTGTTATCCTCCCCGACGGTGATCTCCTCGGCGCGGACGTTGCCGTGGAGCCGGCAGCCGTCGCCGATCCGAGCGGGCGTCGAGACGCGCCAGGCGTCGTCGCTGACGGTCCCGTTGCGCGGGACCACCAGCGGGTCGCGCTCGGGCTCGTCCTCGTCGACGAACTCCTCTAGGATGCGCTCGGCGGCGTCCTCCTCGCCGATGCGTAGCAGCTGGGTCAGGTAGACGTACAGGAAGACGATCGTCGGCATCGGGTTGCGGATGACGATCCAGCCGTTTGCCTCGAACCCTTCCTCGATGTCGACGTCGTCGCCGATGTCCAGATCGCCGCTGACCATCAGTTGCCCGCCGACGTGGACGCGCTCGCCGAGGTAGGCGTCCCGACCCACCAGCACGTTCCCCTCGACGTCGCACCACATGTCCAGCCGGCAGTCGGCCTCGGCCTCGATGTCCCCCCCGAAACGGACGCCCTCGCCCGCGAGCACGTTCCGCCCGCGGACGCCGAACTCGACGGTGGCCCGCCCGCCCAGCAGCACGTCGCCATCCGTCACGAGGTCGTGCTCCTCGACGGTGGTGCCATCGGGGATCGACAGTTCGTCGAGAGGGTTCGATCGCAGCGACACACCCCCACTTTCCAGCGCCCCGTATTAAACCCGTTGCGGCGTCAGACGGGCGTCTGACGACACTCCGATATCCGAGAGGTCGCGGCGACGACGCCCGGGCGTTCGCTCGGCGAGGACGCCGACGCCGCGACGGCGTCCGTCCCGCAGTCTCGCCACCGCCGCCGTCATGCAAGACTTTTGACGCCGCGGCGCCCACGAACGCCCATGACGACGCTCGCGTTCGACGAGCAGGGGGTCGACGTCGTGTACGAGGGCACCGAGTTCCGACTCGAGCGCGCCCTCGTGGAGGACGCCGTACAGAAGGACTACTTCGACGTGACCGACCACGAGGTACTCCAGATGGTCGCGGAAGATCCGCAACTCGGTGGCGAACCGCGCCGGATCGGCGACATCGTCGACGGCTGATCGACCGCACCGCCGCCACCGGGTTTTAGCGGTAGAACCTATAGATTTTGGCGCCTCGCTTTTACCCGACGGTCGCGTTGTGGCTAGCGATGAACGACCCACAGCGACGGGTTCTTTCTGGAGCGTCTGTGCCGCCGAGAGGTCGATTCGAGGCGCCTACAGCCGATTTTGGGAATTCCGCGGTCGACGACAGGCTCGCCGCGGGAGGTCGCTGAGCCCGCGGATGGACGATCGGTTCGTCGGTCGGGGGAGTTGGGGACCCGCCGAGAGCACAACCTGCAGAGGGCCGAACGAATGACCGCCGAGGGCCGAGAGAGCCGCGCCGACGCCGCCGAAACGACGATCGTCTACGTCGACGACGATCCGGAGGCGGCCGACGAGGTCGTCTCGGCGCTGCGCGAGGAACTG containing:
- a CDS encoding FAD-dependent monooxygenase, producing MTDQAPLDAATDHEQYGTATDHEHYEAVVVGAGPGGAAAAATLARNGVETLVLERGTEAGSKNVSGGLIYAEESAPYTIDELFPGFREHATERPVTDYYIHNVAGDTVKTFDITDLHEHDTEWCDAVLRRPMDSWLEDRVHEMTRETGGGVLTGVRVNGLLRENGRIVGVTCDELDPITADLIVAADGVNSELARDAGLMDWEEPDEWFQGVKAVVDMEPDAIDERFDIGPDEGAAHLFSGDLFEDVRGGGFLYTNEESLSIGTVFHLDSLAAEEAEPHELLDSLLTHPLLGQWLGDEYHEREYSAKLVPDSKKVASTSPHRDRLVLVGDAGGQMQAQGPIIKGMNHAVTAGALAAEAFVEARSRGDPHSAGERYEKRLQDEGVMKKLRPPRYRAVSALGEQDAVADLTDRVLESSVGRAAVRALGGNLERLYSSPYLVSMIPDTKTPYVTLPTVIAEELGEPVETRNDVEPPDLADRIGELTYDTDVGNPHIELLDNSYEASGTAVTACPVSAADFGGGCYRDEEVKTNGSTERLVSLDTQPCVECGTCAVVADTDWEHPRGGKGVEFREG
- a CDS encoding electron transfer flavoprotein subunit alpha/FixB family protein, whose amino-acid sequence is MPEIDPSDHDIAQLGPKLTEIEDVEELEAILDAEREGEDRSNVVTLIEDRIEKLEDEGDDAEAGELDPTELSVAELGNAIRDIEDAAELEAVLEAEEAGEDRSSAKSLIENRIDSVQGSGEDEDEEEALPPEEKHPELDHPTADKKHVRALEDGVYEDMWVYCETQQGRLIDVSKEMLGKARELMDGYNEEYVDAEDDEEKVVAVVIGDDVEEQAELAIEYGADVAVHYDDERLDRFRHKPYTELFAEMARAEYDWKGYDEPRYVLFPATNNGRDLSALVQAELDSGLASDCSGLYIDDTIISNPAKVGRGGDKKEFQRVLHMKRPDFSGFEYSTILCLDNPGREFHPQGASVIPGSFELPDPDPQREGEVVTHESDLDEDWLRAEVTDYDQLEGGVDLTGNEVVVALGRGIGDDPTRGMELGLELTDAFEDADMGITRGIVTSSYQFEGHVEQYAKEERQIGETGQVVEPDLYIAAGISGAIQHKVGMDESDTIVSINTDPDADIRDFSDYFVEGDLFEVLPTLIDAVESGELDAAALAGDAEPADAEGGESMEADEAASPAGGEDDD
- a CDS encoding electron transfer flavoprotein subunit beta/FixA family protein, translated to MYSLVLTKGVPDFREGQVSFDDEGHLERGETPTVMNPNDEFALEAALQTKVRNGGTVGVMSMGPPGYEDVLREAMETVYADELFLLSDREMAAADTWATAITLATGIEKLAETDRGAPDLVFAGFKTADGETGHTGLQTAWGLDRPMITHVIAMEVDEDEERVRAKRLVEGDVEEIETVEAPLPAVIVADPEFEPSYRRADHRLTLKDLQEETAERAEDYEEHLTTWNHEDLNLDPDYIGLDGSPTIVESVDPIPKAPAEREATMIDPAEPDQLGEVLETMQPYAGGD
- a CDS encoding ferredoxin family protein, whose protein sequence is MAIDSNFEENREIVDEHEGHDVWGPVDEPEQLGIHGTHVAVDFDICLADGACLEDCPVDVFEWVDSPGHPESEIKADPANEAQCIDCMLCVDVCPVDAIDVDAGRAGRT
- a CDS encoding HalOD1 output domain-containing protein, which produces MEILYEIIDEVARQEGCDPIDLPPLYSEVDPESLQEVIESTEAADAPIVRITYCGREVVVEGDGTVEVDGGMGLQGKTR
- a CDS encoding GNAT family N-acetyltransferase, whose translation is MEIRPGTAEDAEAVADAHHAAIENLGAAVYDDEQVAAWSAGRSPDDYEFGGDDRDVFVAEIDGAVRGFGWLSHDPGEHLTADVDGEVTGMYVHPDVAREGVGTALLDRLETRARERGLGALGMWASMNAVPFYESQGYERVAERVHEFGGGVTGRVLELRKDL
- a CDS encoding DoxX family protein — its product is MLDTDSTTEMPPSRLGRLLFASGLAVLALRNLTNLDGRIAYADAKGVPLADKLVPASSGLLLGGSVGIGLWKLPRIAAGSIAAFFVGVTPLMHDFWAVDEESRGEELTSFLQNLTLLGAAIAFFRRAGRN
- a CDS encoding polymer-forming cytoskeletal protein — translated: MSLRSNPLDELSIPDGTTVEEHDLVTDGDVLLGGRATVEFGVRGRNVLAGEGVRFGGDIEAEADCRLDMWCDVEGNVLVGRDAYLGERVHVGGQLMVSGDLDIGDDVDIEEGFEANGWIVIRNPMPTIVFLYVYLTQLLRIGEEDAAERILEEFVDEDEPERDPLVVPRNGTVSDDAWRVSTPARIGDGCRLHGNVRAEEITVGEDNNIFGSLRAREDIVIGQGTRIHGDVTTRGGTVAIADGARVLGDVSCQNLELEDGATVDGTMRASGEVTMQRDRQPRDPE
- a CDS encoding DUF5800 family protein, which codes for MTTLAFDEQGVDVVYEGTEFRLERALVEDAVQKDYFDVTDHEVLQMVAEDPQLGGEPRRIGDIVDG